The proteins below are encoded in one region of Penaeus monodon isolate SGIC_2016 chromosome 32, NSTDA_Pmon_1, whole genome shotgun sequence:
- the LOC119593559 gene encoding S-formylglutathione hydrolase-like yields the protein MASIKEKVPTKSLEASRKFTHMRGAQQYASKHGFLVVAPDTAQVSIMIGSIVSLLMISVDVVILKWKTNYRLFSYVTKELPSLVAANFKVESDKAGIMGHRYEAIFEDYVYIMGGHGALICALKNPGQYKSVSAFAPICNPVNCPWGVKAFSGYLGEGNKDAWKDYDACELAKKYNGPPLEIMVDQGKADNFLTQGQLLPDNLVSACAEGGVPIIMRMQEGYDHSYYFMATFMADHFDHHAKFLKA from the exons ATGGCAAGCATTAAAGAGAAAGTTCCAACAAAGTCTTTGGAGGCTTCCAGAAAGTTTACTCACATGAGAG GAGCACAACAGTATGCTTCAAAACATGGGTTCCTGGTAGTGGCTCCAGATACAGCCCAAGTGAGTATCATGATTGGTTCCATTGTCAGCCTCCTTATGATTAGTGTTGATGTAGTTATATT AAAGTGGAAGACCAATTATCGCCTGTTTTCTTATGTCACCAAAGAGCTCCCTTCCCTTGTTGCTGCCAATTTCAAAGTGGAGAGCGATAAGGCTGGCATTATGGGGCACAGGTATGAAGCCATATTTGAAGactatgtgtacat CATGGGTGGTCATGGTGCTCTGATCTGTGCCCTCAAGAACCCTGGCCAGTACAAGTCAGTCTCAGCATTTGCACCAATCTGCAATCCTGTCAACTGCCCATGGGGAGTTAAGGCATTCTCTGGATATCTTGGGGAAGGCAATAAAGATGCATGGAAAGACTATGATGCTTGTGAATTGGCAAAGAAGTATAATGGCCCCCCATTAGAGATCATGGTTGACCAG GGAAAGGCAGATAATTTCTTAACACAAGGACAGCTTCTGCCAGATAACCTGGTCAGTGCCTGTGCTGAGGGTGGAGTACCCATCATCATGAGAATGCAAGAAGGATATGATCACTCCTACTACTTCATGGCAACCTTTATGGCTGATCATTTTGACCATCATGCAAAATTCCTTAAGGCATAA